Proteins encoded in a region of the Chryseobacterium piperi genome:
- a CDS encoding DUF3467 domain-containing protein, whose protein sequence is MDNQNQNPQDGNINIELNEMVAAGIYANLALVNHSPSEFVVDFIQLMPGVQQAKVRSRVILAPLHAKRVLSALQQNIANYEQQFGEIKEVEPFVLGGNNVQA, encoded by the coding sequence ATGGACAATCAAAATCAAAATCCACAAGACGGAAACATCAACATCGAACTTAACGAAATGGTAGCTGCTGGGATCTATGCTAACTTAGCATTAGTAAACCACTCTCCATCTGAGTTTGTAGTAGATTTCATCCAATTAATGCCGGGTGTTCAACAAGCAAAAGTGAGATCAAGAGTTATCCTTGCTCCTCTTCACGCTAAAAGAGTATTATCTGCTCTTCAACAAAACATCGCTAACTACGAGCAACAATTTGGTGAAATCAAAGAAGTTGAGCCTTTCGTATTAGGTGGTAACAACGTACAAGCATAA
- a CDS encoding GNAT family N-acetyltransferase: MEFRNLAELPITELLSVFNQSFSDYIVPFHLTLEQLKSKIETEKIDMEVSVGAFQSGHLAGFILHAEKIEDGKRIIYNAGTGIIPEFRGQGLVRKMYDFILPGLQDRKADALMLEVIEGNQPAIRAYKNLGFTISRKLLCFKGNVEPSKKHTDILVRGLDRFQWEIFTSFWDIEPSWQSSIMVLEQLGENSIILGAYQENKLVGYAVYNPVAGKVYQIAVHKNDREKGIGTQLFNVIGQMSEGKTISINNVDDFSESTSAFLNAIGLRNWVSQFEMSCEIQSFKGSNYNEKEK; this comes from the coding sequence ATGGAATTCAGAAACTTAGCAGAACTGCCCATAACAGAGCTTTTATCCGTATTTAACCAATCTTTTTCAGATTATATAGTTCCTTTTCATCTGACATTAGAACAGCTCAAATCAAAAATTGAAACTGAAAAAATAGATATGGAAGTTTCTGTTGGTGCATTTCAATCAGGTCATTTAGCCGGGTTTATCCTCCATGCAGAAAAAATTGAAGATGGAAAACGTATCATTTACAATGCAGGCACTGGAATTATACCTGAATTTAGGGGACAAGGATTGGTGAGAAAGATGTATGACTTTATTCTTCCGGGACTTCAGGATAGAAAAGCAGATGCATTGATGCTTGAAGTTATTGAGGGAAATCAGCCGGCCATAAGAGCGTATAAGAACTTAGGCTTTACCATTTCACGCAAACTGCTTTGCTTTAAAGGAAATGTAGAGCCATCAAAAAAACATACTGATATTTTAGTACGAGGGCTAGACCGTTTTCAATGGGAGATATTCACCTCTTTCTGGGATATTGAACCATCATGGCAAAGCTCAATAATGGTTCTTGAACAGCTGGGGGAAAACTCTATTATTCTGGGAGCTTATCAGGAAAACAAGCTTGTTGGATATGCTGTTTACAATCCTGTAGCTGGAAAAGTATATCAGATAGCCGTTCATAAAAATGATAGGGAAAAAGGAATTGGAACCCAGCTTTTCAATGTCATTGGACAAATGAGTGAAGGGAAGACCATATCTATAAATAACGTAGATGATTTTTCAGAGAGTACGAGTGCATTTCTTAATGCGATAGGTCTTAGAAACTGGGTGTCACAATTTGAAATGTCTTGTGAAATCCAATCTTTTAAAGGTTCCAATTATAATGAAAAAGAAAAATAA
- a CDS encoding cytidine deaminase family protein — protein MRKDLKEIAGRLAQPVILNDFVEYGGVAAAIETRSGTIYTGISIDTACSMGFCAEHSAVAEMLKNGEQHIKAVVAVGSDGNAVPPCGRCRELMSQLSKENLDAIVEVKNGVFVTLKELLPFDWKEDLEQKW, from the coding sequence ATGAGAAAAGACCTTAAAGAAATTGCGGGCCGACTAGCCCAACCTGTTATTCTTAATGATTTTGTAGAATATGGAGGTGTTGCTGCTGCCATTGAAACCAGATCCGGTACTATTTATACGGGAATCAGTATTGATACTGCCTGTTCTATGGGGTTTTGTGCAGAGCACAGCGCCGTAGCAGAAATGCTCAAAAATGGGGAACAACATATTAAAGCGGTTGTAGCGGTAGGAAGTGATGGGAATGCTGTTCCTCCATGCGGCCGATGTCGGGAACTGATGAGCCAGCTTTCTAAAGAAAATCTAGATGCAATAGTAGAAGTTAAGAACGGAGTCTTCGTGACCTTAAAAGAATTATTGCCTTTCGACTGGAAAGAAGATCTTGAACAGAAATGGTAA
- the rpoB gene encoding DNA-directed RNA polymerase subunit beta: MSKTTATTRGNQRINFSSAKGKIITPDFLDIQLESFKEFFQLDTLPEDRKKEGLHKTFQENFPITDSRNQFVLEFLDYLVDSPRYSIDECVERGLTYSVPLKARLKLYCTDPEHEDFQTVVQDVYLGPVPYMTPSGSFIINGAERVIVTQLHRSPGVFFGQTYHANGTKLYYSRIIPFKGSWMEFTTDINSVMYAYIDRKKKLPLTTLLRAIGFESDKDILQIFDLAEEVKVSKAALKKVEGRTLAARVLNTWFEDFVDEDTGEVVSIERNEIILDRETILEKEHLDLILDAGVKSILIHKENSNEFSIIQNTLQKDPTNSEKEAVEYIYRQLRNADPPDEETARGIIEKLFFSEQRYSLGEVGRYRLNKKLGLNIPTTTEVLTKEDIIAIVRHLIELVNSKAEVDDIDHLSNRRIKTVGEQLAGQFGVGLSRIARTIKERMNVRDNEIFTPLDLVNAKTLTSVINSFFGTNQLSQFMDQTNPLSEITHKRRLSALGPGGLSRERAGFEVRDVHHTHYGRICPIETPEGPNIGLISSLGIYAKINNLGFIETPYRKVENSKIDLTSDPIYLNAEDEEDKVIAQANVELNDNGEFVTDRIIARLDGDYPVVEPQQVDLIDVAPNQISGISASLIPFLEHDDANRALMGSNMMRQAVPLLKPQAPIVGTGLEQQVARDSRILINAEGTGTVEYVDADKITIKYERSDDEDLVSFESATKTYNLTKFRKTNQSTTITLRPNVRVGETVQKGQVLCDGYATENGELALGRNLVVAFMPWKGYNFEDAIVINEKVVREDWFTSIHVDEYSLEVRDTKLGMEELTADIPNVSEEATKDLDENGMIRIGAEVKPGDIMIGKITPKGESDPTPEEKLLRAIFGDKAGDVKDASLKADSSLRGVVINKKLFSRNIKDKKKRTEEKLKLEEIENTYKAKFDELRNTLIEKLNTLVSGKTSQGVTNDLDEEIIGKGVKFTHKLLTSVEDYVNVSGADWTVDNDKNELIKQLIHNYKIKFNDIQGVKNREKFAISIGDELPAGIMKLAKVYIAKKRKLNVGDKMAGRHGNKGIVSRIVREEDMPFLEDGTPVDIVLNPLGVPSRMNIGQIYETVLGWAGQKLGMTFATPIFDGATLEQITEYTEKASLPKFGNTHLYDGGTGERFTQPATVGVIYMLKLGHMVDDKMHARSIGPYSLITQQPLGGKAQFGGQRFGEMEVWALEAFGASNILREILTVKSDDVIGRAKTYEAIAKGESMPEPGIPESFNVLLHELQGLGLDVRLEE; the protein is encoded by the coding sequence AATTCGTATTGGAATTTTTAGATTATCTGGTAGATTCTCCACGTTATTCAATAGATGAGTGTGTAGAAAGAGGATTGACGTATTCAGTTCCTCTAAAAGCAAGGCTTAAATTGTATTGTACAGACCCTGAACATGAGGATTTCCAAACCGTAGTTCAGGATGTATATTTAGGTCCGGTGCCTTACATGACGCCTAGTGGATCTTTCATCATCAATGGTGCAGAGAGAGTTATCGTTACGCAGTTACACCGTTCACCTGGTGTATTCTTCGGACAGACTTACCACGCTAACGGAACTAAGCTTTACTATTCAAGAATTATTCCTTTTAAAGGATCTTGGATGGAATTTACTACGGATATCAACAGCGTAATGTATGCGTATATTGACCGTAAGAAAAAATTACCATTAACTACTTTATTAAGAGCTATCGGATTTGAATCTGATAAAGATATCCTTCAGATCTTCGACCTTGCGGAAGAAGTGAAAGTTTCTAAAGCTGCCCTTAAAAAAGTTGAAGGAAGAACATTGGCTGCGAGAGTATTGAACACTTGGTTCGAGGATTTCGTAGACGAAGATACAGGTGAGGTTGTTTCTATTGAAAGAAACGAAATCATCCTGGATAGAGAAACTATTCTTGAAAAAGAACACTTAGATCTTATTCTTGATGCTGGAGTGAAATCGATCCTGATTCACAAAGAAAACAGCAATGAATTCTCTATCATCCAGAATACATTACAAAAAGACCCTACTAACTCTGAAAAAGAAGCAGTAGAATATATTTACCGTCAGTTAAGAAATGCAGATCCGCCAGATGAGGAAACGGCAAGAGGAATTATTGAAAAATTATTCTTCTCTGAGCAGAGATACTCACTAGGAGAAGTAGGACGTTACAGATTGAACAAAAAGCTAGGTCTAAATATCCCTACAACAACTGAAGTTCTTACAAAAGAAGATATCATTGCGATCGTAAGACATTTGATCGAATTGGTAAACTCTAAAGCGGAGGTTGATGATATTGACCACTTATCAAACAGAAGAATTAAGACTGTTGGTGAGCAATTAGCAGGACAGTTCGGTGTAGGTCTTTCAAGAATTGCAAGAACGATCAAAGAGAGAATGAACGTTAGAGATAACGAAATCTTTACTCCGCTTGATCTTGTTAATGCGAAGACTTTAACATCAGTTATTAATTCATTCTTTGGTACCAACCAGCTATCTCAGTTCATGGACCAAACCAACCCATTGTCAGAGATCACTCACAAGAGAAGATTATCTGCACTAGGGCCTGGTGGTTTATCAAGAGAAAGAGCAGGTTTCGAGGTTCGTGACGTTCACCATACTCACTATGGAAGAATTTGTCCGATTGAAACTCCGGAAGGACCGAACATTGGTTTGATCTCTTCTTTGGGAATCTATGCGAAAATTAACAACTTAGGTTTCATCGAAACTCCATATAGAAAAGTAGAAAACAGTAAGATTGATCTTACTTCTGATCCTATTTATCTGAATGCGGAAGACGAGGAAGATAAAGTAATCGCTCAGGCTAACGTAGAATTGAACGATAACGGTGAATTCGTAACAGATAGAATTATTGCAAGACTAGATGGTGACTACCCTGTAGTTGAGCCGCAGCAGGTTGACCTTATTGACGTTGCACCAAACCAGATTTCTGGTATTTCTGCTTCATTAATTCCTTTCTTGGAACATGATGATGCGAACCGTGCGTTGATGGGATCTAACATGATGCGTCAGGCCGTTCCTCTATTGAAGCCACAGGCTCCAATCGTTGGTACAGGTCTTGAGCAGCAAGTTGCAAGAGATTCAAGAATTTTGATCAATGCTGAAGGTACAGGTACTGTAGAATATGTAGATGCAGATAAGATCACTATTAAATATGAAAGAAGCGATGACGAAGATCTAGTATCATTCGAATCTGCTACTAAAACATATAACCTTACTAAGTTTAGAAAAACTAACCAAAGTACTACCATTACACTAAGACCAAACGTAAGAGTAGGTGAAACAGTACAAAAAGGACAAGTACTTTGTGATGGTTATGCTACTGAAAATGGAGAATTAGCTCTTGGTAGAAACTTAGTGGTTGCGTTCATGCCTTGGAAAGGATATAACTTTGAGGATGCGATCGTAATCAATGAAAAAGTTGTTCGTGAAGACTGGTTTACTTCTATCCACGTAGATGAGTATTCTCTTGAAGTTCGTGATACCAAATTAGGTATGGAAGAATTGACAGCAGATATTCCAAACGTTTCTGAAGAAGCTACTAAAGATCTTGATGAAAACGGGATGATCAGAATTGGTGCTGAAGTGAAGCCTGGTGATATTATGATTGGTAAAATCACACCTAAAGGTGAATCTGACCCAACTCCTGAAGAAAAACTTCTTAGAGCAATCTTTGGTGATAAAGCTGGTGATGTAAAAGATGCATCATTAAAAGCTGACTCTTCATTAAGAGGAGTTGTGATCAACAAGAAATTGTTCTCTAGAAATATTAAAGATAAAAAGAAGAGAACTGAAGAAAAACTTAAACTTGAAGAAATTGAAAACACTTACAAGGCTAAGTTTGATGAGTTGAGAAATACTTTAATTGAAAAATTAAATACACTTGTAAGTGGGAAAACTTCTCAAGGGGTTACAAACGACCTTGATGAAGAAATCATCGGTAAAGGTGTGAAATTCACTCATAAATTATTGACTTCAGTTGAAGATTACGTTAACGTTAGTGGTGCAGATTGGACTGTTGATAATGATAAGAATGAATTGATCAAACAATTGATTCATAATTATAAAATCAAATTCAACGATATCCAAGGAGTTAAAAACCGTGAGAAATTTGCAATTTCAATCGGAGATGAGCTTCCAGCAGGTATCATGAAGTTGGCTAAAGTTTATATCGCTAAGAAACGTAAACTAAATGTAGGGGATAAAATGGCAGGACGTCACGGTAACAAAGGTATCGTGTCAAGAATCGTTCGTGAAGAAGATATGCCATTCCTAGAAGATGGAACACCGGTAGATATCGTATTGAATCCACTTGGGGTACCTTCTCGTATGAACATCGGACAGATTTATGAAACAGTTCTTGGATGGGCTGGTCAGAAATTAGGAATGACGTTCGCTACACCAATCTTCGATGGAGCAACTCTTGAGCAGATTACTGAGTATACTGAAAAAGCAAGTCTTCCTAAGTTTGGTAACACTCACCTTTATGATGGTGGTACCGGAGAAAGATTTACTCAGCCTGCAACAGTAGGGGTAATCTATATGTTGAAATTAGGACACATGGTAGATGATAAGATGCACGCACGTTCTATCGGTCCTTACTCATTGATTACTCAGCAGCCGTTAGGAGGTAAAGCTCAGTTCGGAGGTCAGAGATTTGGAGAGATGGAGGTTTGGGCTCTTGAAGCATTCGGAGCATCTAACATCTTGAGAGAGATCCTGACAGTGAAGTCTGATGACGTGATTGGTAGAGCAAAAACTTACGAAGCTATTGCAAAAGGTGAATCTATGCCTGAACCAGGTATTCCGGAATCATTCAATGTACTACTTCATGAGTTACAAGGTCTTGGATTAGACGTAAGATTGGAGGAGTAA
- the rpoC gene encoding DNA-directed RNA polymerase subunit beta', whose product MSNKNKSSRFNKITIGLASPESILQDSRGEVLKPETINYRTHKPERDGLFCEKIFGPIKDYECACGKYKRIRYKGIVCDRCGVEVTEKKVRRERIGHINLVVPIAHIWYFRSLPNKIGYLLGIPSKKLDMIIYYERYVVIQQGIAKKLDGSDFDNMEFLTEEEYLDIMETLPVENQYLDDSDPNKFIAKMGAEAVEELLKRIDLDALSFDLRHKAHNEGSKQRRTEALKRLNVVEALRGANTRMINRPEWMIMRVLPVIPPELRPLVPLDGGRFATSDLNDLYRRVIIRNNRLKRLLEIKAPEVILRNEKRMLQESVDSLFDNTRKSSAVKSESNRPLKSLSDSLKGKQGRFRQNLLGKRVDYSARSVIVVGPNLQLHECGIPKDMAAELYKPFIIRKLIERGIVKTVKSAKRIIDRKEPVVYDILENVMKGHPVLLNRAPTLHRLGIQAFQPKMIEGKAIQLHPLVTTAFNADFDGDQMAVHLPLGPEAILEAQLLMLGSQNILNPANGSPITVPSQDMVLGLYFMTKELSSTEDMKVKGEGLAFYSPEEAEIAYAEGKVSLNAKVRCRLPVKENGELVTRLIETSVGRILFNQIVPKQSGYINELLTKKSLRNVIGKILADTDFPTTVKFLDAMKDLGYSNAFKGGLSFSLGDIVVPVEKKQMVASAIETVDEIRANYNMGLITDTERYNQVIDVWTNTNAGLTEMIMSRMKTDQGGFNSVYMMLDSGARGSKEQIRQLSGMRGLMAKPQKAGSTGAEIIENPILANFKEGLSILEYFISTHGARKGLADTALKTADAGYLTRRLVDVAQDVIVTEVDCGTLRGTEVTALKKNDEIVEKISERILGRVSLHNIYDPETDELIAEADQIINEQLAKRIEETGLEAVEVRSPLTCEAKKGICAKCYGRNLATGKVIHMGEAVGVIGAQSIGEPGTQLTLRTFHQGGTAGNVSENPSIIARRDGIVEMDEVRTITSEDENGNTAEVVVSRSTEFRLVADNESRTPLMIANVPYGSVLAVKPGDKVKKGDVICKWDPYNAVIIAETSGKVEYEDIIQGISFQLEIDEQTGFEEKVISESRNKKAVPTLKVVDSKGVEQRAYNLPVGAHLMVNDGEKIKAGKVLIKIPRKSAKAGDITGGLPRVTELFEARNPSNPAVVTEIDGVVSYGKIKRGNRELIVEAKTGERKIYLVKLSNQILVQENDFVRAGSPLSDGSITPDDILRIKGPTAVQEYLVNEIQEVYRLQGVKIDDKHFEIIVRQMMTKVSIVDGGDTQFLEGALEHKYDFLEENNRVFGLKVVVDSGDSKEFKPGQMITARELRDENSKLKREDQNLVEVREALPATATPVLQGITRAALQTKSFMSAASFQETTKVLNEAAVAGKVDYLGGLKENVIVGHRIPAGTGLKEYQNVIVGSKKEFEDIN is encoded by the coding sequence ATGTCAAATAAAAATAAATCAAGTAGATTTAATAAAATAACCATCGGTTTAGCTTCTCCCGAATCCATTCTTCAGGATTCAAGAGGAGAGGTTTTAAAACCGGAAACTATTAACTACAGAACGCATAAACCAGAAAGAGATGGTTTGTTCTGTGAAAAAATCTTCGGTCCTATTAAGGATTACGAATGTGCTTGTGGTAAATACAAGAGAATTCGTTACAAAGGGATCGTTTGTGACCGTTGTGGGGTAGAAGTTACAGAGAAGAAAGTAAGAAGAGAGAGAATCGGACACATTAACCTTGTGGTTCCTATCGCTCACATCTGGTACTTCCGTTCTTTACCAAACAAAATCGGTTACCTTCTAGGTATTCCTTCCAAGAAATTGGATATGATTATCTATTATGAAAGATATGTTGTAATCCAGCAAGGTATTGCTAAGAAACTGGATGGTTCTGATTTTGATAACATGGAATTCTTAACAGAAGAAGAATACCTGGATATCATGGAAACGCTTCCTGTTGAAAACCAATATCTTGATGATTCTGATCCAAACAAATTCATCGCTAAAATGGGTGCTGAAGCTGTTGAGGAATTATTAAAAAGAATCGATCTTGATGCATTATCTTTCGACTTGAGACACAAAGCTCACAATGAAGGTTCTAAGCAAAGAAGAACTGAAGCTCTGAAAAGATTGAACGTTGTAGAAGCATTAAGAGGTGCTAATACAAGAATGATCAACAGACCGGAGTGGATGATTATGCGTGTACTTCCTGTAATTCCACCAGAATTAAGACCATTAGTTCCATTGGATGGAGGACGTTTTGCTACTTCTGACTTAAATGACCTTTATAGAAGAGTTATTATTAGAAATAACCGTTTAAAAAGATTATTGGAGATCAAAGCTCCTGAAGTAATCTTAAGAAACGAGAAGCGTATGCTTCAGGAATCAGTAGATTCATTATTCGATAATACAAGAAAATCTTCTGCAGTAAAATCTGAATCAAACAGACCATTGAAATCACTTTCTGATTCATTGAAAGGTAAACAAGGTCGTTTCCGTCAGAACTTATTAGGTAAAAGGGTAGATTACTCAGCACGTTCGGTAATTGTTGTAGGTCCAAACTTACAGCTTCACGAGTGTGGTATTCCTAAAGATATGGCTGCGGAACTTTACAAACCGTTTATCATTAGAAAGCTAATTGAAAGAGGTATTGTAAAAACAGTAAAATCTGCAAAGAGAATCATCGACAGAAAAGAACCTGTAGTATATGATATTCTTGAAAACGTGATGAAAGGTCACCCGGTTCTATTGAACAGGGCACCTACTCTTCACAGATTGGGTATTCAGGCTTTCCAACCTAAGATGATCGAAGGTAAAGCAATTCAGTTACACCCATTAGTAACAACGGCCTTCAATGCCGATTTCGATGGTGACCAGATGGCGGTACATTTACCATTAGGCCCTGAAGCGATCCTTGAAGCTCAGTTATTAATGTTAGGTTCTCAGAATATCTTGAACCCGGCTAACGGTTCTCCAATTACAGTACCATCTCAGGACATGGTTCTTGGTCTTTATTTCATGACTAAAGAATTGAGTTCTACTGAGGATATGAAAGTAAAAGGAGAAGGATTAGCATTCTACTCTCCAGAAGAAGCAGAAATTGCTTATGCAGAAGGAAAAGTTTCTTTAAATGCTAAGGTAAGATGTAGATTACCAGTTAAAGAAAATGGAGAATTAGTAACAAGATTAATTGAAACATCTGTTGGTAGAATCTTATTCAACCAAATTGTACCTAAGCAATCAGGATACATCAATGAACTTTTAACGAAAAAGTCATTAAGAAATGTTATCGGTAAAATTCTTGCAGATACAGATTTCCCTACAACAGTGAAATTCTTGGATGCAATGAAAGATTTAGGATATTCAAATGCATTTAAAGGAGGTCTTTCCTTCTCACTTGGGGATATTGTAGTTCCTGTTGAGAAGAAGCAGATGGTTGCCTCAGCAATTGAAACGGTAGATGAAATTAGAGCCAACTATAACATGGGTCTTATTACAGATACAGAACGTTATAATCAGGTAATTGACGTTTGGACAAACACCAATGCAGGATTAACTGAAATGATCATGAGCAGAATGAAAACCGATCAAGGTGGATTCAACTCTGTATATATGATGCTTGACTCTGGGGCGAGGGGTTCTAAAGAACAGATCCGTCAGTTATCAGGGATGAGAGGTTTGATGGCAAAACCGCAAAAAGCCGGTTCTACTGGTGCGGAGATTATCGAAAACCCGATCCTTGCAAACTTTAAAGAAGGTCTTTCGATCCTTGAGTACTTTATCTCTACCCACGGTGCACGTAAGGGTCTTGCGGATACCGCTCTTAAGACTGCCGATGCAGGTTACTTAACAAGAAGATTGGTAGACGTTGCACAAGACGTTATCGTTACAGAAGTAGATTGTGGTACTTTAAGAGGAACTGAAGTTACTGCCTTGAAGAAAAATGATGAGATCGTTGAGAAAATTTCTGAAAGAATTTTAGGTAGAGTTTCTCTTCATAATATTTATGATCCTGAGACAGATGAATTAATCGCTGAAGCAGATCAGATCATCAACGAGCAATTAGCTAAGAGAATTGAGGAAACAGGTTTAGAAGCTGTTGAAGTTCGTTCGCCATTGACTTGTGAAGCTAAGAAAGGAATCTGTGCTAAATGTTACGGTAGAAACTTAGCAACTGGTAAAGTAATTCACATGGGTGAAGCTGTAGGGGTAATTGGAGCACAATCAATTGGTGAACCAGGAACTCAGTTAACATTAAGAACCTTCCACCAAGGGGGTACTGCAGGTAACGTATCAGAAAACCCTTCAATTATAGCTAGAAGAGATGGTATCGTTGAAATGGATGAAGTAAGAACAATTACTTCTGAAGATGAAAACGGAAACACTGCTGAAGTTGTAGTATCTCGTTCTACAGAATTTAGATTGGTTGCTGACAACGAATCAAGAACACCTTTAATGATCGCAAACGTACCTTACGGTTCGGTATTAGCTGTAAAACCAGGTGATAAAGTGAAGAAAGGGGATGTGATCTGTAAGTGGGATCCGTATAACGCGGTAATCATTGCAGAAACTTCTGGTAAGGTGGAATACGAAGATATTATCCAAGGTATTTCATTCCAGCTGGAAATTGACGAACAAACAGGATTCGAAGAGAAAGTAATCTCTGAATCTAGAAATAAGAAAGCCGTACCTACCTTGAAGGTGGTAGATTCTAAAGGGGTTGAGCAAAGAGCTTACAACTTACCGGTAGGAGCCCACTTAATGGTAAATGATGGTGAAAAAATTAAGGCGGGTAAAGTCTTAATCAAAATCCCAAGAAAATCTGCAAAAGCAGGGGATATCACCGGAGGTCTTCCGAGAGTTACTGAATTATTCGAAGCAAGAAACCCTTCAAACCCAGCGGTTGTTACAGAGATCGATGGTGTAGTTTCTTACGGAAAGATTAAGAGAGGTAACCGTGAACTTATTGTAGAGGCTAAGACCGGAGAAAGAAAAATTTACTTGGTAAAACTTTCTAATCAGATCTTGGTACAGGAGAATGACTTCGTAAGAGCTGGTTCTCCGCTTTCTGATGGTTCTATTACTCCGGACGATATCTTAAGAATCAAAGGTCCAACTGCAGTTCAGGAATATCTTGTAAATGAAATTCAGGAAGTTTACCGTCTGCAAGGGGTAAAAATTGATGATAAGCACTTCGAAATTATCGTAAGACAGATGATGACGAAAGTATCTATCGTTGATGGAGGTGATACTCAGTTCCTAGAAGGAGCTTTAGAGCACAAATATGATTTCTTAGAAGAAAACAACAGAGTATTTGGTCTTAAAGTAGTTGTTGATTCTGGTGATTCTAAAGAATTCAAACCAGGTCAGATGATTACAGCGAGGGAATTAAGAGATGAAAACTCTAAATTGAAGCGTGAAGATCAAAACCTTGTTGAAGTTAGAGAAGCACTTCCTGCTACAGCAACGCCTGTATTACAAGGGATCACAAGAGCTGCTCTACAAACTAAGTCATTCATGTCTGCAGCATCGTTCCAGGAAACAACTAAGGTTCTTAACGAAGCCGCAGTTGCTGGAAAAGTAGACTACTTAGGAGGTCTTAAAGAGAACGTAATTGTAGGTCACAGAATTCCTGCAGGTACCGGTCTTAAAGAGTATCAGAACGTTATCGTAGGTTCTAAAAAAGAATTCGAAGATATTAACTAA
- a CDS encoding alkaline phosphatase family protein translates to MKRGIQILLLFISIMGFAQKPTVDTTQVVIPNRYNSVDAQTKPYVIMISTDGFRYDYAKKYHAENLLKLSNEGVQAKAMIPSYPSITFPNHWSLITGLYPAHHGLIDNFFYDYKRKEFYAMSDKKNAEDGSWYGGTPLWGLAEKQKMVSASLMWVGSASDAGGERPTYYYPYHEKFTPSEKVDKVVNWLTLPMDKRPHFISLYFPEVDGSGHHYGPDAKETEDAVHLVDKAIGDLVQKINNLGLKNVNFIFVSDHGMIKVDGGAPLEIPAMLFDKERFDFFNSQTLLRVVIKHQEETKAVYNELKAHKTADYEVYLDKRLPKYMHFGIKDDQYHRIGQILLIPKAPKIFLEKGKKTSVGKHGYNPRLVPEMKATFYAWGPEFKSNVVIDEFTNVNVYPLVAEVLGLKVDQPIDGKLKVLKGILKNK, encoded by the coding sequence ATGAAGCGAGGAATACAAATTTTACTTCTGTTTATTTCAATAATGGGCTTTGCTCAGAAACCAACGGTTGATACTACACAGGTTGTAATCCCTAATCGATACAACAGTGTTGATGCCCAAACAAAGCCTTATGTAATTATGATTTCTACGGATGGCTTTCGGTATGATTATGCTAAAAAATATCATGCTGAGAATTTGCTAAAGCTTTCCAATGAAGGAGTTCAGGCCAAAGCGATGATTCCAAGCTATCCAAGTATAACCTTTCCTAATCACTGGAGTTTAATTACAGGATTGTACCCTGCACACCATGGCCTGATTGATAATTTTTTCTATGACTACAAAAGGAAAGAATTTTATGCGATGAGTGATAAAAAAAATGCAGAAGATGGAAGTTGGTATGGGGGAACACCTCTTTGGGGACTTGCTGAAAAGCAGAAAATGGTTTCCGCTTCTTTGATGTGGGTAGGTTCTGCAAGTGATGCCGGAGGAGAAAGACCTACTTATTATTATCCATATCATGAGAAGTTTACCCCCTCTGAAAAAGTAGATAAAGTGGTGAACTGGCTTACATTGCCTATGGATAAAAGGCCTCATTTTATTTCATTATATTTTCCGGAGGTAGATGGTAGCGGACATCACTATGGACCGGACGCAAAGGAGACAGAAGACGCTGTTCATCTTGTAGATAAAGCAATAGGAGACCTTGTACAAAAGATCAATAATTTAGGATTAAAAAATGTAAACTTTATTTTTGTTTCAGACCACGGGATGATAAAAGTAGATGGCGGAGCTCCGCTTGAAATTCCAGCCATGCTTTTTGATAAAGAACGATTTGACTTCTTTAACTCTCAGACCTTATTAAGAGTCGTTATAAAGCATCAGGAGGAAACTAAAGCTGTATACAATGAGCTTAAAGCACATAAAACAGCAGATTATGAAGTGTATCTGGATAAAAGGCTTCCTAAATATATGCACTTTGGAATCAAAGATGACCAATATCACAGGATAGGGCAGATTCTTTTAATCCCGAAAGCACCCAAAATATTTTTAGAAAAGGGAAAGAAAACATCAGTAGGAAAACATGGATATAATCCGAGACTGGTTCCTGAAATGAAAGCAACATTCTATGCCTGGGGTCCGGAATTTAAAAGCAATGTAGTGATTGATGAATTTACCAATGTTAATGTTTACCCTTTAGTTGCTGAGGTGCTAGGACTGAAAGTAGATCAGCCGATTGACGGAAAACTAAAAGTTTTGAAAGGTATTTTGAAAAATAAATAG